The Planctomycetota bacterium genome window below encodes:
- a CDS encoding glycosyltransferase family 4 protein: protein MRILVVAGWMHPDAEGGSFRVVYEAGRRLAARGHDVHVATQRLDPRHVAEEALAGMHIHRYDTAAKSGLRFYWSTMRAVGQLVSRLQREVGFDVVHTHHPVSAFAAARARALRQVPLVAILHSIYFMEYMDRHGEAERASLRRKLAAMALMALDGAVVSRSRRLVVLSDFMRRLLSSFAPSAAAKAETLPGGADLDFFRPEPPRRDARARLRLPTDRAIFLTCRRLEHRMGLFELIDAAAFLRDQGRRALVLVAGRGALEEALHQRVRELRIEGSVRLLGYVEERDLPLYYRAADCFVLPTRALEGFGLVTAEAFACGTPVLGTPVGATPELLAPFDPRLITRDASPAALAEGMARFLDEFEGDVALEQRCRAYAEARFSWEPFADGLERISREVAGR, encoded by the coding sequence ATGAGAATCCTCGTCGTCGCGGGCTGGATGCATCCCGATGCCGAGGGGGGCAGCTTTCGCGTGGTCTATGAGGCGGGGCGCCGACTCGCTGCACGCGGACACGACGTGCACGTGGCGACCCAGCGCCTCGACCCGCGGCATGTCGCGGAGGAGGCGCTGGCGGGGATGCACATCCACCGCTACGACACGGCCGCCAAGAGCGGGTTGCGCTTCTATTGGTCCACAATGCGCGCCGTGGGGCAACTTGTGAGCCGCCTGCAACGCGAGGTCGGTTTCGACGTGGTGCATACCCATCATCCCGTCTCGGCTTTCGCCGCCGCGCGCGCGCGGGCGCTCAGGCAGGTCCCCCTCGTCGCTATCCTCCACTCCATCTATTTCATGGAGTACATGGACCGGCACGGGGAGGCGGAGCGGGCATCCCTGCGCCGCAAGCTCGCGGCTATGGCTCTGATGGCGCTCGATGGCGCCGTAGTGTCGCGGAGCCGGCGCCTGGTCGTCTTGAGCGACTTCATGCGGCGCTTGCTCTCCTCCTTCGCTCCGTCGGCAGCCGCGAAGGCCGAGACGCTGCCCGGCGGCGCGGACCTCGATTTCTTCCGTCCCGAGCCCCCGCGCCGCGACGCGCGAGCCAGGCTGCGTCTGCCGACCGACCGGGCGATCTTCCTGACGTGCCGCAGGCTCGAGCATCGGATGGGGCTGTTCGAGCTGATTGATGCAGCCGCGTTTCTCCGCGATCAGGGGCGCCGGGCACTTGTTCTCGTTGCCGGCCGTGGGGCGCTCGAGGAGGCCCTGCACCAGCGGGTCCGCGAGTTGAGGATCGAGGGGAGCGTTCGCCTGCTGGGCTATGTCGAGGAACGTGACCTGCCGCTCTACTACCGCGCCGCCGACTGCTTCGTGTTGCCTACGCGCGCGCTGGAGGGGTTCGGGCTCGTCACCGCCGAGGCGTTCGCGTGCGGCACGCCGGTGCTCGGGACTCCGGTGGGAGCGACGCCGGAGCTGCTCGCACCTTTCGATCCCCGGCTGATCACACGCGATGCGAGCCCCGCCGCGCTGGCGGAAGGGATGGCTCGCTTCCTCGACGAGTTCGAGGGCGACGTCGCCCTCGAGCAGCGCTGCCGCGCATACGCCGAAGCTCGTTTCTCCTGGGAACCCTTTGCCGACGGCCTGGAGCGTATCTCCCGTGAAGTGGCTGGCCGCTGA
- a CDS encoding glycosyltransferase: MRVCVFSHSYVVAANHAKLERLAKMPGIELSVVCPRRVRREFGVYPVERTAHPDYRIATLRTLYSSHTYRFLYLGAGRTLSRLRPDILHIEEEPWSLAAWQAVRHCRRRPHVKAIFFTWQNLRQRHGFPHDRIERAVHAAAAAAIAGNAEAAAILREKGFQKPVHVLPQFGVDELRYASRDERARRASLGLHAFVIGFAGRLVPEKGLDTLLEAAMRLPQSGWSLLVVGGGPLRDEVARRFAQPPLAGRAVLVNTVPHADMPSYLNCMDALVLPSREAPHWKEQFGHVLIEAMACGVPVVGSTCGEIPNVIADAGLTVPEGSPEALGEALGRLMGSEQLRRDLAERGRQRVLAHYTDARIAQATFGIYREVLGL, encoded by the coding sequence ATGCGGGTGTGCGTGTTCTCTCATTCCTACGTCGTGGCGGCTAACCACGCGAAGCTGGAGCGCCTGGCGAAGATGCCGGGGATCGAGCTCTCGGTGGTCTGCCCACGCCGTGTGCGCCGCGAGTTCGGCGTCTACCCTGTCGAGCGTACCGCGCACCCCGACTACAGGATTGCGACGCTGCGAACGCTCTATTCGTCTCACACCTATCGTTTTCTCTACCTGGGGGCTGGGCGCACTCTCAGCCGCCTCAGACCCGATATCCTGCACATCGAGGAAGAGCCCTGGAGCCTCGCCGCGTGGCAGGCGGTCCGCCACTGCCGCCGCAGGCCACATGTGAAGGCCATCTTCTTCACCTGGCAGAACCTCCGGCAACGCCACGGCTTCCCCCACGACCGCATCGAACGCGCTGTGCACGCCGCCGCCGCCGCGGCTATCGCGGGCAATGCCGAGGCGGCCGCGATCCTCCGCGAGAAGGGCTTCCAGAAGCCAGTCCACGTGCTTCCTCAGTTCGGCGTGGACGAGCTGCGTTACGCGAGCCGGGACGAGCGTGCCCGCCGCGCGAGTCTGGGGCTGCACGCCTTCGTGATCGGTTTCGCCGGCCGCCTCGTGCCCGAGAAGGGGCTTGACACGCTCCTCGAGGCCGCTATGCGCCTTCCGCAGTCCGGCTGGAGTCTGCTCGTCGTGGGCGGCGGCCCCTTGCGAGACGAAGTTGCCCGCCGTTTCGCCCAGCCGCCGCTGGCGGGACGCGCGGTACTTGTCAACACCGTGCCGCATGCCGACATGCCGTCGTATCTGAACTGCATGGACGCGCTCGTCCTTCCGTCGCGCGAGGCACCGCACTGGAAGGAGCAGTTCGGCCACGTGCTGATCGAAGCGATGGCCTGCGGGGTGCCCGTCGTCGGCTCCACCTGTGGTGAAATCCCCAACGTGATCGCGGACGCCGGGCTCACCGTGCCCGAGGGAAGCCCCGAGGCGCTCGGGGAGGCGCTCGGCCGGCTGATGGGGTCGGAGCAACTCCGCCGCGACCTGGCCGAGCGCGGGCGTCAGCGCGTCCTCGCTCACTACACTGACGCTCGAATCGCCCAGGCGACGTTCGGCATCTACCGGGAGGTGCTGGGTCTATGA
- a CDS encoding NAD+ synthase produces the protein MSLADDIVRWIRSVVTDAGADGLVIGLSGGIDSAVAGALAARALPGKVLGAILPCESDPRDAHDARLVAARFDIETTEIDLTNAYLTLAAALPDAPALTRANLKPRLRMLVLYYLAASRNALVCGASNRSELAIGYFTKFGDGGVDLMPIGGLLKRQVRELAAALDVPKPVIERPPTAGLWPGQTDEGEMGLTYEQLDAALLALDGDATVAVAPEVVARVRRMIQRSAHKRSLPPIYTPARVP, from the coding sequence ATGTCTCTAGCCGACGATATTGTCCGATGGATTCGCTCGGTCGTTACCGATGCCGGCGCCGATGGGCTCGTCATCGGCCTGAGCGGCGGCATTGATTCCGCCGTCGCCGGTGCGCTCGCCGCGCGCGCTCTCCCTGGCAAAGTGCTCGGCGCGATCTTGCCGTGTGAGAGCGACCCGCGCGATGCGCACGATGCGCGGCTCGTCGCCGCCCGATTCGACATCGAGACGACCGAGATTGACCTCACGAACGCCTACCTCACGCTCGCCGCCGCGCTGCCCGACGCGCCCGCCCTCACGCGCGCGAACCTCAAGCCCCGCCTCCGCATGCTCGTGCTCTACTACCTGGCGGCCAGCCGCAACGCCCTCGTCTGCGGCGCCAGCAACCGCAGCGAACTTGCCATCGGCTACTTCACCAAGTTCGGAGATGGCGGGGTTGATCTCATGCCCATCGGCGGCCTCCTCAAGCGCCAAGTCAGGGAGCTTGCGGCAGCGCTGGACGTTCCCAAGCCAGTCATCGAGCGCCCGCCTACGGCGGGACTCTGGCCGGGGCAGACGGATGAAGGCGAAATGGGCCTCACCTATGAACAACTCGACGCGGCCCTGCTCGCACTGGACGGCGACGCGACTGTCGCGGTCGCCCCTGAGGTTGTCGCCCGCGTGCGCCGGATGATTCAGAGGTCCGCGCACAAGCGGTCGCTTCCCCCGATCTACACGCCTGCCCGAGTGCCATGA